One genomic region from Bos indicus isolate NIAB-ARS_2022 breed Sahiwal x Tharparkar chromosome 17, NIAB-ARS_B.indTharparkar_mat_pri_1.0, whole genome shotgun sequence encodes:
- the HIC2 gene encoding hypermethylated in cancer 2 protein: MVSGPLALRWCVWAGRGDMGPDMELPSHSKQLLLQLNQQRTQGFLCDVIVMVENAVFRAHKNVLAASSVYFKSLVLHDNLISLDTDMVSSAVFQQILDFIYTGRLLPGEPPAEPNFSTLLTAASYLQLPELAALCRRKLKRAGKPFGSGRGGAGLGRHPRSQRLSTASVIQTRYPGLVDGRKGAHAPQELSQAKGSDDELFLGGLSQEGAHGLGRPVCPGSGEAGLGGCSTNGAGGSCEQELGLDLSKKSPPLPPATPGPSLTPDDPAQLSDSQEGSPLSTSAPPVANSASYTELGGALSEPMDLEGADDNPLCLLEGPGGPPPRKSLRHSARKKEWAKKEPAAASPFERRDVAPKGPCPGEEAEGLGDRVPNGLLAGSAAAGRPFGEPPHACKEEDENGKDGSDDSAQSGSEGGPAGAPYVYRQEGFEPVPYGDNLYVCIPCAKGFPSSEQLNAHVETHAEEELLLKEEGGAYETGSAGADEEAEDLSAPSAALAAGPRPFKCSACEKTYKDAATLRQHEKTHWLARPFPCGICGKMFTQRGTMTRHMRSHLGLKPFACGECGMRFTRQYRLTEHMRVHSGEKPYECQLCGGKFTQQRNLISHLRMHTAPS, translated from the coding sequence GTGGTGCGTGTGGGCAGGGCGCGGGGACATGGGGCCCGACATGGAGCTGCCCAGCCACTCCAAGCAGCTCCTGCTGCAGCTGAACCAGCAGCGCACGCAGGGCTTCCTGTGTGACGTCATCGTCATGGTGGAGAACGCCGTCTTCCGGGCCCACAAGAACGTCCTGGCCGCCAGCAGCGTCTACTTCAAGTCCCTGGTGCTGCATGACAACCTCATCAGCCTGGACACGGACATGGTCAGCTCCGCGGTGTTCCAGCAGATCCTGGACTTCATCTACACCGGCCGCCTGCTGCCCGGTGAGCCGCCAGCTGAGCCCAACTTCAGCACGCTGCTCACCGCCGCCAGCTACCTCCAGCTGCCTGAGCTGGCGGCCCTCTGCCGGCGCAAGCTCAAGAGAGCTGGCAAGCCCTTCGGCTCTGGGCGGGGCGGCGCCGGCCTGGGGCGGCACCCCCGCAGCCAGCGGCTGTCTACGGCCTCGGTCATCCAGACCCGCTACCCAGGCCTCGTGGACGGGCGCAAAGGGGCCCATGCCCCCCAGGAGCTCTCCCAGGCCAAAGGCTCCGACGATGAGCTCTTCCTGGGCGGCTTGAGCCAGGAGGGCGCGCATGGCCTGGGCCGGCCCGTCTGTCCCGGCAGCGGGGAGGCTGGCCTGGGCGGCTGCAGTACCAATGGGGCCGGCGGCAGCTGTGAGCAGGAGCTGGGCCTGGACTTGTCCAAGAAGAGCCCCCCGCTGCCCCCTGCCACCCCCGGGCCCTCCCTCACCCCCGACGACCCAGCCCAGCTGAGCGACAGCCAGGAGGGCTCGCCCCTCTCGACCTCCGCCCCTCCCGTCGCCAACAGTGCCTCTTACACCGAGCTGGGGGGGGCCCTCAGTGAGCCCATGGATCTGGAGGGGGCAGACGACAACCCGCTGTGCCTGCTGGAGGGGCCGGGCGGGCCGCCGCCCCGCAAGAGCCTCCGGCACTCGGCCCGCAAGAAGGAGTGGGCCAAGAAGGAGCCCGCGGCCGCCTCCCCGTTTGAGCGGAGGGACGTGGCGCCCAAGGGCCCGTGCCCGGGGGAGGAGGCCGAAGGGCTGGGTGACAGGGTCCCCAACGGGCTCCTGGCCGGCAGTGCGGCGGCAGGCAGGCCCTTCGGGGAGCCCCCTCACGCCTGCAAGGAGGAGGACGAGAACGGCAAGGACGGCAGCGACGACAGCGCGCAGAGCGGGAGCGAGGGCGGCCCGGCCGGCGCGCCCTACGTGTACCGGCAGGAGGGCTTCGAGCCGGTGCCCTACGGCGACAACCTGTACGTGTGCATCCCTTGCGCCAAGGGCTTCCCCAGCTCGGAGCAGCTCAACGCGCACGTGGAGACGCACGCGGAGGAGGAGCTGCTCCTCAAGGAGGAGGGCGGCGCCTACGAGACGGGCAGCGCGGGCGCCGACGAGGAGGCGGAGGACTTGTCGGCGCCCAGCGCGGCCCTGGCGGCCGGGCCGCGGCCCTTCAAGTGCTCGGCCTGCGAGAAGACCTACAAAGACGCGGCCACGCTGCGGCAGCACGAGAAGACGCACTGGCTGGCGCGGCCCTTCCCGTGCGGCATCTGCGGGAAGATGTTCACGCAGCGCGGCACCATGACGCGCCACATGCGCAGCCACCTGGGCCTCAAGCCCTTCGCGTGCGGCGAGTGCGGCATGCGCTTCACGCGCCAGTACCGCCTCACCGAGCACATGCGCGTGCACTCGGGCGAGAAGCCGTACGAGTGCCAGCTGTGCGGGGGCAAGTTCACGCAGCAGCGCAACCTCATCAGCCACCTGCGCATGCACACCGCCCCCTCCTAG